Genomic segment of Plasmodium reichenowi strain SY57 chromosome Unknown, whole genome shotgun sequence:
aaagaagaaaaacCATTGTACGAActaacatatataaaacatattatatataattgcACCACATAtttcaaatttttttccttataaataaaaaaaaaaaaaaaaaaatgtacatatgtatgcatatatatttaatgaaaaattttagatatattatattttttatggaATTAATTTTTGTGTTATAAGAAGATCCAACAATTCTGCACTTTCCAAGGTTTGATGttcatttcttttaattaatttaagAGGGTAATCATATGATAACGAAAAATTAACTGGTGTATAACTAAAAACAAATTGAAATAAATCTTCAACTGTATGAtcataattaaatttttgcgtaattttttttccgTTATATAATCTTATATGTAATGTAGTTACTGGttttttatcatcaatttttatttcttttatattatttggaTTTGTTGaaattttattcatttctTCTTCACTAATACTTGAGATAGTACCACCTAATTTAACCCCTTGAcctttatataattcttgttcttttgtttttttctttgtatatatttgattACTCTTATCTTTTATAGCTACATTCATGGTTTTATCTTTGGAAGCGAATTCTTTTGGTAATATCCCTGCCTCTATATTTGCCATgaactttttattttcttctatCTCAAGGTCACGAAATTCACCATCATCTACTATAAAACCATTTTTGTATAATGTGATGTGCCTACAATTTTCTGGCAATTTGGATTTGAAAAGATTCTGAACAAAATCATCATCTGAATTTTGTACCTCTAGTCCgctataaaaatatatatatatatatatatgtatacattgtatatgtgttttatttttttggtCTTTATTCCAATTGCAtacaaatttatatatttcttttacCTCTTTTGACCTCCGGTATAATGGGCCACTCgttcattattttttttatcatccTTCTTTAAATCACTTAGTGACctatattaaataataataaaaaaattaattatattaaatgttcatataaaatttacacccttatacaaataaatatatattaaatcatagtcatatattat
This window contains:
- a CDS encoding ubiquitin regulatory protein, putative; its protein translation is MSNIRSLSDLKKDDKKNNERVAHYTGGQKSGLEVQNSDDDFVQNLFKSKLPENCRHITLYKNGFIVDDGEFRDLEIEENKKFMANIEAGILPKEFASKDKTMNVAIKDKSNQIYTKKKTKEQELYKGQGVKLGGTISSISEEEMNKISTNPNNIKEIKIDDKKPVTTLHIRLYNGKKITQKFNYDHTVEDLFQFVFSYTPVNFSLSYDYPLKLIKRNEHQTLESAELLDLLITQKLIP